One Sphingomonas kaistensis genomic window, GGTTTGCGTGAAGGGAAGGGTTGGGCTGGTGGGAATGGTACCAGATCTTCGCAAAGATGGACGGCCGTGGGTGATCTCCCAGAGCTTCGCCATTGTCCGAGCCAGGGTCGAGCCTCGGTCGGATCTCTCCTTGATTTTAGCAGCGCTTCTTACGGCACCAGGGGTCATTGATCGCCTTCAGGCACTTGCTGGTGGGACGTCAGTACAGATGCTCCAAATGGCGGATCTGCGGGCCTTCGAAGTTCCAATGCCCATCGCTTTCGAAGAAGCAGATGCGCTGGAAGGCATTCGAGAAATTGAGAAGATGCGGTGGCAGGTCGAAGAGCTGTGTCAGGCCATACGACGCAAGCAGCAGACAGTATGGACAACTCTCTGGGGCGTGCCAGCAGAAACAGTGAAGTTGTAGATCAGCTACATGGAACGGCGGGGAGGGCAGCACAGTCGGATTGAGAGTGTAACGCGAGCCACGGTGAAGAGCCGCTGAGGTGGGCGCTTGGCCCTTACAAGCGCTTCTCGCGCCTGCTCGGACGCGGGGTAATGTTAATGCTGCCGGGCACCTGCTTCGCTTAACGGTACTCGACTTAGAGCCTTACTCGCCGCATGAAGCGCGGAGAAGTGCCGTCCAGCCGCGCTCGCTTGCTTCTCTTAGGCCGGCTCAACTGCGTTGAGGTATATATGACCGCACCTTTCGGGATTGAATTCTACTCCGCAGTGGCGGACCTACAAATCTTAACTGACCTGGGACAGGGGAAGTTCTTTGTATCGGCGCCCAAGCCCCATCCTTCCTTCGAGCAATATGTCGTGCAGGCCACACCTGGATTGGGTGTCGTGTGGATCAAGGCAGTCTCGCCGGTCCTCAACAACGACGCCTATGGAACTCGGGTTCGACAGCAGCATGGCGACCTCCGAGGCCAGCTGGAGAAGAGGTACGGACCCGGAAAAACGACTGACTTCCTAGTGGCCGGATCGATTTGGGACGAGGACCGCGACTGGACGCAAGGACTCAGTGCCAATGAGCGCCACTACTTCACCATATGGGAAAGACCCTATGCGCAGCTGCCCGAGGATCTGACGAATGTGTTCTTGGGTGCAAACGGCTTCGGAGGTGATGAGACCAGCTTCTCGATCGAGTACTCTTCCGCGAAGCTGGGGGTTGCTGAGGAAGAGATCAGGGACATGCTGTCGGACCTGCTATGATCCCTACACGTCCGAGAGACCATCGTCACACCCCGTACCGTTTGTTGCCGCCGCTGGTGATGCAGTAGCGCCCACCACGCGGGCCGATGCAAACGCGCGAGCCGGAACAGGGGCAGCTTGAACCCGAGTAGCTACCCTTCGAGCTGCGGTAGTTGCGGGATGCGCCCCGATGCCTCGATCGCGAGTACTCCCGCGTTGACTTGCCTCTCTTACGGGCGACGTACCCCGCGCCGCCCGCCGCTACAGTGGAGCCGGTGCCGGCTGACATCAGCCCTTGCGCGCCTGACGTCGAGTCAGCGGCTGCTGTGCTTTCACCCGGGGCGCTTGCAAGGAAGGAACTCGACACCCAGCAATCGCCGCCGGCGCGGGTGACGCGCGCCCACTCGCCGCGGCGCTCAGCGACGATCACTTGGATGTTCCGGGTGAGACCCTCCGATACCGCTGCCGAAGCATTTGGCTCACGCCGGCAGTTCAGGCTTCGCGCCGCAACGTAGGCAGATTCCGACACCGCGGCCTGAGGCGAAGCGCGGGGCGCTTCTGAAAAATCTGACGAGCACTTTCCTAAGAGAAACAGGATGAAGATGATCGCCAGCACGCCGCCGCAGCCCTGGCCCACGGAAGAGTCCTGCTGTGTCGATCTCGCTGGCGTCGCCGGAAGCGTGGTTAACCTTGCAGACGTCGGCTGCGTGCCGGACGCCCTGTCGATCCTTACGGGCTTCCTCATTGCAGTGCTCCCCCTAGGCCGCGTTCTCCCGCCGACCCTGAGAACAGACTGCCGAACTGTCCCGTTCAGGGCAACAAGTCACTGTCCGCATTGAAATAAGCGCTCGACCCGATAGTCTGCCGCGCGACGAACCTGGAAGAAGGGAGTCGTCCGAAAATGGGGGAACACGAAGGTGAGCGAAGAAGACTTGCGGCCGCGCTGGGTCCGCGACCTAACGCGCTTTCTTCCCCTCAAGAGCCAGTTCGTGCTGACCGGCAACGTGCGGGACCTGCAGATACGCGACGTCGGGGGGACTGCCGTCGCAGCCCCGCTGTCCGACGTCTTAGCGGCGACGCTCTGCGAGGGTGGTTACGCCGATGTTGTCCGCTACGATCCCCTTACGGGCTTCGCGGTGCTGGCGCGCCCCGACGGGTCTCAGGGTGACCCCGACGGAGTCCTCACCCGGCTCGGGCTTACGCCGTCCGACGGCCGGGCCCCGGCGGGCCAGGATCTCTTCGGGACCACGCTCGAGCGGCTTGTCAGGCTCGACGGTCCTCCGGTCGCCTTAGTCGCTGACTTCGCCTCCCGCCTCGTTGTCCGCAACGATGCGCTGTCGCCGCAGGAGCAGGCTCTCTTCACCCGCGCGCTCGTGCTGAGCCAGTCAGCGGAGGCGCGCCCCGTCGGGCCTTGCCGCGCACCCCGCTACAACTGCGTAGTCTGGATCGCCGAGAGGGAGGGCGATCTCCCCGACTGGCTGACGATCGACAACCCGAGGCTCCGCCACATACCGGTCGCGCCGCCTGATCGGGCGGCGCGGGGCGCCGTCGCGCCGTCACTGGTCCGCGGCATGCCTGGAGCCCGCGAGGCTGGACAGGACGTGGTAGACGCGGCCGTGGCAGACTTAGTGGACGCCACGGAGGGAATGCTGCTGGTCGACCTCAGCGCGGTCTCGCAGCTTGCGCGAACCGAAGGGGTAACGGTGCAGGACGTGGCGGAGGCCGTCCGACGATACAAGGTTGGCGTGACGGAGGATGCCTGGCGCAAGATAGAGCGCGACAGGATCCGTGGCGGCGCCGACATCATCAAGCGTCGGGTAGTTGGGCAGGACCACGCAGTCGTGCACATGCTGGATATCGTAAAGCGCGCGGCAACGGGCATCGGCGGGGGGCGTCGCGGGGGTCGGCCCCGCGGCATTGCATTCCTCGCCGGGCCGACCGGGGTCGGCAAGACCGAGCTGGCGAAGACCATCACCGAACTGCTCTTCGGCGACGAGAGCGCATACATTCGCTTCGACATGTCTGAGTTCAGCGCCGAGCACGCAGACCAGCGGCTCATCGGTGCGCCGCCCGGGTACGTCGGCTATGACGCCGGCGGCGAACTCACAAACGCGGTCCGTGAGCGCCCATTCTCGGTGGTCCTTTTCGACGAGATCGAGAAAGCGCATCCGCGCATCCTCGACAAGTTTTTGCAGATACTCGACGACGGGGTCCTGACGTCAGGCCGAGGCGACCGAGTTTACTTCTCGGAGGCGCTGATCGTCTTCACCTCGAACCTCGGGATCTATTCGACTGCACCCGATGGCAGCCGCCAAGCCAACGTCACGCCAGACCAACCCTTCCAGGAGGTGCGCTCGCGCGTTCGCGCCGAGATTGGCAACCACTTCAAGTTAGTCCTGAACCGCCCCGAGATCCTCAACCGCTTCGGTGAGAACGTCATCGTCTTCGATTTCATCCGACCAGCAGTGGCGGAGGAGATCTTCGCGTCCATGGTGCGCTCGGTCCTGGCCGATGCGGAGACGTCCGGTTACCGTATCAGCCTGTCTTCCGAGGCTTGGGACGCGCTACGGCACTTGTGCACCGCCGACCTCTCGAACGGCGGCCGCGGCATCCGCAATCAGATCGAGGCACACTTGATCAATCCGCTCGCTCGCGCCCTGTTCGACCGCGAGTCCGATGTCCCGGCTACCGTGCTGCGCGTCGAGACCGGCACCGTCACGACCCTTGTGTTGGAGGACGCGTGACAACCGTTTCCATTTCGAGATTGCACTTCCCCGTCACCACCCTCGGCCCAGGACGGCGGGTCGGCCTGTGGTTCCAGGGTTGCTCCATCCGATGTCCCGGCTGCATCTCGGTCGACACATGGGAGCCGGGCGTCGGGTCCGTGCTCCTCGCTGATGTCCTCCATCGGCTCGCCGCGATTGCCGGCGAGGCCGATGGACTGACCGTCTCGGGCGGCGAGCCGTTCGATCAGCCGCACGCGCTTGCCGCGATCCTCACGCACTGGCGCACTACCGCCGCGTCCCCTACGCTCATCTTCACCGGTAGGGAGCTTGCCGACGTTAAGGGGTGGCTTTCCGATCACCCCGGCCTAGTCGATGCGCTTGTCACCGGACCGTTTCGCTCAGATCTGCCGCAGACGCTCGCGATGCGC contains:
- a CDS encoding SH3 domain-containing protein; the protein is MRKPVRIDRASGTQPTSARLTTLPATPARSTQQDSSVGQGCGGVLAIIFILFLLGKCSSDFSEAPRASPQAAVSESAYVAARSLNCRREPNASAAVSEGLTRNIQVIVAERRGEWARVTRAGGDCWVSSSFLASAPGESTAAADSTSGAQGLMSAGTGSTVAAGGAGYVARKRGKSTREYSRSRHRGASRNYRSSKGSYSGSSCPCSGSRVCIGPRGGRYCITSGGNKRYGV
- a CDS encoding AAA family ATPase; the encoded protein is MSEEDLRPRWVRDLTRFLPLKSQFVLTGNVRDLQIRDVGGTAVAAPLSDVLAATLCEGGYADVVRYDPLTGFAVLARPDGSQGDPDGVLTRLGLTPSDGRAPAGQDLFGTTLERLVRLDGPPVALVADFASRLVVRNDALSPQEQALFTRALVLSQSAEARPVGPCRAPRYNCVVWIAEREGDLPDWLTIDNPRLRHIPVAPPDRAARGAVAPSLVRGMPGAREAGQDVVDAAVADLVDATEGMLLVDLSAVSQLARTEGVTVQDVAEAVRRYKVGVTEDAWRKIERDRIRGGADIIKRRVVGQDHAVVHMLDIVKRAATGIGGGRRGGRPRGIAFLAGPTGVGKTELAKTITELLFGDESAYIRFDMSEFSAEHADQRLIGAPPGYVGYDAGGELTNAVRERPFSVVLFDEIEKAHPRILDKFLQILDDGVLTSGRGDRVYFSEALIVFTSNLGIYSTAPDGSRQANVTPDQPFQEVRSRVRAEIGNHFKLVLNRPEILNRFGENVIVFDFIRPAVAEEIFASMVRSVLADAETSGYRISLSSEAWDALRHLCTADLSNGGRGIRNQIEAHLINPLARALFDRESDVPATVLRVETGTVTTLVLEDA
- a CDS encoding 4Fe-4S cluster-binding domain-containing protein is translated as MTTVSISRLHFPVTTLGPGRRVGLWFQGCSIRCPGCISVDTWEPGVGSVLLADVLHRLAAIAGEADGLTVSGGEPFDQPHALAAILTHWRTTAASPTLIFTGRELADVKGWLSDHPGLVDALVTGPFRSDLPQTLAMRGSDNQRIQVLTAAGAGMLAYDRPATADDRRLDVAFDEHGHAWLAGIPARGEMGRLRRALAAAGHRAVTSDKMGAFS